Proteins encoded within one genomic window of Verrucomicrobiota bacterium:
- a CDS encoding flagellin, giving the protein TERANVNSAISKFQFHINNIRTERINVEAANSRIKDLDVAAETANLSKQNILVQASTSMLAQANSSQQSVLQLLR; this is encoded by the coding sequence CACTGAGCGTGCAAACGTAAACTCAGCCATATCTAAATTCCAGTTCCACATTAACAACATCCGAACCGAACGGATCAATGTGGAAGCCGCTAATAGCCGGATCAAGGATTTGGATGTTGCTGCTGAGACTGCGAACCTCTCTAAACAAAATATCCTCGTTCAGGCAAGTACGTCGATGCTAGCGCAAGCTAACTCATCTCAGCAGTCTGTCCTGCAGTTGCTAAGATAA